AGATGTGGGCTGTTAGAATGGAAGCCTATCTTGATGCTAATGATCTATGGGAAGCTGCTGAACAAGTATATGAAGTTCCAGCCTTGCCAAACAATCCAACTCTTGCACAAGTCGAAAATCAAATGGAGATGAAGCAAAGAAAATCAAAAGCAAGAGCAACCTTGTTTGCAGCAGTCTCATCCACCATTTTTACTAGAATAATGACACTGAAAACAGTCAAGGAAATTTGGGATCTTTTGAAGCAAGAATATGAAGGAAATGAAAAGGTCAAAGGGATGCAAGTTCTGAATTTGATCCGAGAATTTGAGATGCAAAAGATGAAAGAATCAGAAACAGTCAAGGAATATTCTGACAGACTTCTTGGCATTGTCAACAAGGTAAGACACCTTGGTACTGATTTTTTGGATTCTAGAATTATTCAAAAGGTCTTAATCACAATTCCTGAAAAGTTTGAGGCTACAATTTCATctttggaaaactcaaaagatcTGTCAAACATTACCTTGGCAAAATTGTTGAATGCACTGTAGGCACAAGAACAAAGGAGGCTTATGAGGCAAGAAGGATCTGTGGAGGGTGCTTTTCAAGCCAAATCGCAGAACAACAATGGTGGCAAAAACGAAAAAAATCATAACAAAAACAACAAGCTTGGAGGTTATGCAAGCAACAACAAAAATAGCCAAAGCAACAACACTCAAGTCTTTCCACCTTGCTCCTACTGCAAAAAAACCAATCATCCACAGAATAAGTGTCGGTGGAGGCCAGATGTAAGATGTCACCAGTGTGGTTAGTTAGGGCACATAGAAAGGATATGCAAGACTCAACAGCAACAAGGAGAAGCCAAGGCGGCTGAGGATCAACCTTAAGAGGAGCAGTTGTTTGTGGTATCATGCTTTGCTACCAACAGCTCCATAGAAAGCTGGCTTATAGATAGTGGTTGTATGAACCACATGATTTATGATCGAGAGCTCTTCAGAGAGCTTGACAAGACTGCTATTTCTAAAGTCAGAATTGGAAATTGAGCACACATTGCAGTCAAAGGCAAAGGAACAGTAGCAATTGAATGCCACACAGGGCAAAAATTAATTTATGATGTTTTATATGTTCCTGAAATTAATCAAAACCTTTTGAGTGTTACTCAGTTGTTGGATTGTTTGGCAGGGCTAGAACTTCATATACTTGTTCAGCAACTTCCCATAGATCATTAGCATCAAGATAGGCTTCCATTCTAACAGCCCACATCTGATAATTTGTTCCATCAAACACTGGAGGTGCAATTGCAGTGAATGAATTTTTTGAATTGATTCTGAATAGGTTGTTGTGTTTGAGCTCTCTCAATCTCAAAGGTCCCTGAAGActatggctttgataccaaactgttgGATATTTAAAAAACCGAAAACTAAGGATAATGAGAGAAGCTGATTTAGAGACTGCAGAAGGCTAAATTTAGCAACAAACTATATATTTATACAGCATAATGAAAACTGAATTGCAGAAAAATATGCTACTTGTTGAGCATAACAGCTGAGTGCCTAATAATTAGTATGAAGAAATGGTTATAATCATAAAGAATAACAACAAATATAATTGattcagctcctaaagaatagTAACAAACAAAATTGATTCAGCTCCTAAACAAAAGCAACAAATAAAGCTGattcagctcctaaagaatagcaacaaataaagCTGATTCAActcctaaagaatagcaacaaataaaactgattCAGCTTCATGAGTCACACCAGTCAACAGTCCATTATTGTTAATGTAATGCCTACTGGTTTATCTAcccaagaaagaaataaagagtaAGCATCACAGGCATCATGTTTTTAAACTATCATTCAAAACATGTTACTGAACTTTTATTCATGATTGCTACGTCTCTGCCCTAATAGTAGTGGTAAACAAAGATCAGCCACTGATAACAAACCTTTGATGACAATGCTAAAGTTTTGGATTACCTCTTGAAGCTCAAAGAGGCTAGGAGTTATGGCATTTAGAGAAAAAGTTAAATCACTCAAGCATCAGATGACCTAACTTTCTGAATTCTACTGGGTTAGAACCAATCAAAATTGGGGCACATCTATATTTAAAagtttgcaaaaaaataaaaaaaatgagagaactAGCCTAATGAAGGCAAAAAAGAGCAGGGTGCTAATGAGAAAAGCTACAAGGTGTTGTTTGAAGACAAAAACTGTGTGATTAAAGATACAAAAGATATAGTGGTGTTCAAAGTTCAAATGAAAGGCAAAAGCTTTGCCTTGGATTTGATGAAAGAGGAGCAGGCTGCTGTACACAAAGAAGATAGCAATACAGTGCTTTGGCACAAGAGATTGGGACATTTCCATTATGCTGCTCTTCCTTTTATGAAGAAGAACAATCTAGTGAAAGGCTTGCCTGAATTAGAAGAGTCTCCTAAATGTGCTGCCTGTCAATATGGGAAGCAAACCAGGCTTCCTTTTCAACAAAACAAGGCTTGGAGGGCTACACAGAGGCTGCAATTAATACATTCAGATGTGGGAGGACCAATGAAAACACCATCATTGAATGGCAGTAAGTATTAtattgttttcattgatgattactctagaatGTGCTGGATTTATTTTATGAAGCTTAAATATGAGGTTGCTGGCATCTTCAGGAAGTTTAAAGCTTGGGTTGAAACTCAGAGCGGATGCAAAGTGATCAAGTCTGATAATGGAATTGAATATACCGCTAAAAAATTTAACAAGTTTTGTGAAGATGCAGGTATCGAACATCAGCTGACAGCACCTTACactccacaacagaatggtgttgtggaaaggaaaaattggACAATTATGAAGATGACAAGGTGCTTGCTTCATGACGAAGGGCTGCCAAAGAAAATTTGGGCCGAGGCTGTAAATACAACAATTTTTCTGTTAAATAGATTGCCAACAAAAGCTTTGCTAAAAAAGACTCCATTTGAAGCATGGTATGGCTATAAACCAAAGTTGCTTAATCTGAAGACATTTGGTTGCCTATGTTTCTCTTACATCCCTCAAGTTAAGAGAGACAAATTGGACAACAAAAAAACAGAATATGAGATCTTTGTAGGCTATAGCTTAATTTCAAAGGCCTACAGGATCTACATACCACAAAGTAACAAAGTAATTGTCAGCAGGGATGTTCAATTCCTTGAGTTAGATAACTGGAGTTGGGAGAATGACAAGAAGCTTGAGGTTCAGAACGAGAATGATGATATGGATGATGAACCTGTTAGAAGAACTAGATCACTTTCTGACATTTATCAGAGGTGTAATGTTGCTGTAATGGAGCCTGTAGGGTATGAAGAAGCTGCAATTGATTAGAATTGGATAGTTGCAATGAAGGAGGAACTAAAGATGATTGAAAAGAACCAGACATGGGAGCTGGTAGACAGACCTAAACACAAGAAAGCTATAGGAGTCAAGTGGGTTTACAAGACCAAACTCAATCCTGATGGTTTTGTTGTAAACAAGTACAAGGCAAGACTTGTTGTCAAGGGATATGCCCAGATGTGGGATAGATTTTTCTGAAACTTTTGCCCTAGTTGTCAGGTTGGATACCATAAGGATGTTGTTGGCTCTTGCTACACAAAAAGGTTGGGTTATGCACCGAATGGATGTCAAGTCAGCCTTTTGAATGGATACTTGGAGGAAGAATTTTTTGTGGAGCAACCTGAAGGGTTTGTTTTTCAAGGACATGAGGAGAAGGTATATCAACTAAAAAAAAGCcatgtatggtttaaaatagGCACCAAGGTCCTGGTATAGCCGAATTGATGCACACTTAGTGAACTTAGGCTTTGAAAAAAGTCTGAGTGAATCTACTTTATATATCAAGAAGACTGATGATGAAATACTTGTGGTATCTCTGTATGTTGATGATCTACTTGTTACAGGAAGTAGCAAGGAGCTGATTGACAAGTTTAAAGAAGAAATGAAAGATGTCTTTGAAATGACAGACCTTAAGAAGATGACATTCTTTCTTGGTATGCACGTACGTCAAAAGCAAAATGAAATATTTCTATGCTAGCATAAATATGCAAAGGAAGtcctcaagaaatttaatatggaagaatGCAAGCCAACTACTACAATGAATCAAAAGGAGAAGTTTTGCAAAGAAGGAGCTGAAAAGGTGGATGAAAGGCTGTACAGGAGCCTAATAGGCTGCCTAATGTATTTAATTACAACCAGGCCAGATAtcatgcatgcagtgagtttgcTATCAAGGTATATGCACTGTGCTAGTGAAATTCATTTTCAAGCAGTAAAAAGAATTCTTAGATATGTTAAGGGCACAATTTATTATGGAATAAGATTCAGTCAAGTTAAAAACTTCAGTCTTTATGGTTATTTTGATAGTGATTGGGCTGGatatgatgatgatatgagaagcaCCTCAGGTTACTGTTTTAGCTTTGGTTCTGGAATTTTTTCATGGTGTTCTAAGAAGCAAGAAGTCATAGCTCAATCCACAGCAAAAGCATAATATGTAACTGTTGCTGATGCTGTGAATCAAGCCCTTTGGCTCAGGAAACTTATGATAGATTTGCATATGGAACAACAAGAAGGCACACAATTATTTGTGGACAACCAAGCTGCAATTTCAATTGCTAATAATCTAGTGTTCCATAGCAAAGCAAAAcactttaaaataaaattttatcttcTAAGAGAGGTACAAATGGAAGGAGAAGTGCGGCTGATCTACTACAAAGCATAAAATCGAAGTGCTGATATCCTAACAAAGGCACTTCCGAAGATTAGATATGAATTCTTGAGGTAGAAGCTTGGTGTATGCAGCTCCAGAGTCTAGGAGTGTTGACTGGCGTGACTCATGAAGTGGAATCGGCTTTATTTGTTGCTATTCATTAGGAGCTGAATCGGctttatttgttgctattctttaggagGTGAATCAACTTTATTTGAtgctattctttaggagctgaatcagttttatttgttgctattctttaggatTGTAACCATTTCTTCATGCTAATTTTTAGGCACTTAGCTATTATGCTCAACAAGTAGCATATTTTTCTGTAATTCAGTTTTCATTATGCTGTATAAATATATAGTTTGTTGCTTAATAAAATTTAGCCTTCTACAGTCTCTAAATCAGCTTCTCTCATTATCCTTAGTCTTTGGttttttaaatatccaacatGAACAAAAGTACACTGAGGAAGAAGCATGCGCACTCTATACTAAATTAACCTATGAACCAGAGGGGTGAGACATCATTCCAGAATCTATGGCCTTCCAGATGATGATTCATATTAGCAAGTGTTATCGATAAGCAAAGGCAGTTGATGATCAATTTAGAGTCCCCTTCAATATGGGCATGATCAGTACCCTGATCTTTGGCCATCAATAGAGCAGGATGGAGTGCTTAACCTCAGTGATTGTAGCCACTGTGTTAGCCTTCTTGCTGGCTGATGCGCATATAACCCAATCTTCATTGTTACCAAAAGCAAAACTGTCGCAAAACCAGAATTAGAATAGACAGAACCATCAAAATTAATCTTATCAACACCATCCCCAGGATGatgaaataatattcaatttTGATCATCTTAGAAGAGACATAATTTACTTGATGCCAATCACTTGCTTGCCGATGCTGATGGATCGACGCCATCAAACTGCCAGCCCACCCTTGACCAATTTTTTCTCTGCTCCGCACTTCCATTTGTATGAAGTTTAATTAGCCATCTATAAAGGTTTTGAAGGATAAGGCCAATCCTTACTCTGTCTTTGCTTTTTCCCTTGGCTCCTTGatctcatattttatcaatcCTCAGTTTGGCAATTTAGTTATTCCTAAACTTAGGATGGTGGGGGAGGGATTCTCAATCCCTTGCTTTTCACTTATTGGCTATCTTTATAATCTTCAGACACAACAATCCATTGGGATAGCCCAAGACTTTGATTTGGGGATCAACAAGTTGAATGTTCCTAGTTCAAATCTTAGGATGGTGGAGGAGGGATTTTGAAATTAGGAATGAGAACTTCCTATTAAGTAACCAAGGCCCAATGACCTTTCTAATAAACCTAGAAACATATGGTAATCTAAATAGCAATTAGCATGTGAGTGTGAGTAATAGGAGGAATTCTAGCTTCAATAAATGACAATGAAGGAAGATGAGCTCTAATGACAGCAACCGTTCTGCAGTATCAATTCCGATGCAGTTCTCAATGGATGTGAGGAGGTTTCTTCTTCTTTGGCGCATTCGTGCGTATATCAATGCAAGCATTTTTGAAGCTtgaacaaaatgaaggatgcaaTTTTTTCTCCCCTTGGCCTCTTAAAGCCTCATCTTTATGGTTCTAGAAGTAGAAAGTTTTAGATGTGCATATTGGTTATGCAAATGTTTTAACTGGTTCATTCTTTAAAGGATGGTACATTGAAACTGCAATGTGCAAGAGTGTGTAGCATATGCAATTTTTAATGGAGACCTAGATTTAGTGGACTAGTCACCATCCAATCGTACAGTTTTGGTTGTGCAATTAACTGCACATTTGGTATGTAGGAATGAAATGGAATTAGAgagaatggaatcaaatttatcacttgatttggTCATATTCCATTTAAATTTTCAGTCCATTCCTTTCCCATCCCATCCATTCCACAAACCAAGCATGTCGTAACAATATTGCCAAGGCATTTTGTCACCATCAATGTCTATATTGCATGAAGTAGCCCATGGACATGTCAAAATATAATAAGAAGTTCAGTAACCAAGCTTAATCTCCTTGCTGGGTTATGTTATTTTTGGAGTTGCTAGGCTGACATTCCAGCATATTGAAGGAAAGTTGTTTAAAATTGACATGAGCCACTCATGATATGTGCCACCACCATCAAGGCATGTACACAATCATAATTGAAGCAACTTTAAACACAGGATCCAACAAAATAAAACTTAATTAGCAATTGATGAGATATTCGGTAGTATGAAGCTAAGCAACAAAATTATCCCAAAAGAAAAGAACCAAAATTTCACATCTTCTTTTCcagagggaaagagagaggaaatAACCCTTCTTAAATCAACGGAAGACCAGTAAAGAAAGAAATtcctccctctttctctctcctactaTATCTCTTTATCTATATTTactaaataaagaaagaaattagTATTTGACTGCAAGGAACAAAAAGACCTatcttgggaaaaaaaaaatgattcaagACAACTGAACCATTTGATTCTATAACCTCTTTTTTCAACCTAAAGTTGTCCTAGACAAATAATCGCAACCAGATTATTCCCGACCCTCGCATCATCATGCtccacaaaataaaaaatattcctatcatttctttttttctttctcctcTACTTCAATTTCTGCTGTCAACACTGCCTGTCATCCTCTCTTTTCTAAACAGTATAGTGCTGCTGTATGGTCTCAATATCAAGTCCCTTAAGCTTTACGACTGACTCAATGTGCCCCTTTAGTGTATGTAGCTCCCTTAATCtgaaaaaaagatttaaaaaaaaaaaaaaaaaattatcatcatATATTGGCATGATCCTTAATGAGCAAACTAGCATTATCTTCTTGTGATAATCACCTTGCGACTTCGGCCCGCCTCTTGGCCTGTTCAGCAATTTCAGACAACTCTCGGAAGTTATTCTTATCATTGAAGAGTTCCGATGTCTCTGGCGGCTGGAGGCCATGCAATGTGCGTTGAGCCATAGCCCATTGTGCCTGCCTCTCTCCCTTTCCATAATCCTTCTTTGTGGTGAAAGCCGTCTGCATAATTAAGGGCAAAAAATAAATGGTACGAAAATATTTCCGATGAACCATAATATTCTTTTAATAAACAATTTGACAGGATACCTTATTCTGGAGCAGATTATCCCAGGCCTTGCCACTCAATGCATACCGGATAATAAACTTAAGAGCATCCAGGGGGATGTAGAAGACAATGCTGTACAGCCAAATAACACCTGCCCATCCCCAACCAATGCCGTGGATACTTGCAAAGTTCCAGTTCGCGTACACAGCGATTAAAGTAGCAATCTTAATTGATTAGGCAACAGATCAGTAAACTATTGCTATCAATGTGTGCAGTGCAAGAAACTACGTCGGCAACTGGAAACAAAAAACTTCATACAACTCACCAGCTGTGCTATTGCAAAGGCAGCCACAAGTAGGAGACCGGGGCGTTCAATGAAAGACCAGCTCCGAGACCGTGTGACGAAGATGAGTGCCTGACTCACTATGCTCACTTGAAGGTAGAGAGCAGCTGTAAGCTCATAGGGGCTGTTCTTGATTGATCTCACACCAAACCTTTCCTGCAATGTTTTTTGCTAGTATTCTTAGATTTGTGTGAGAATTGTGTAGAATGCAGATGCCTGACATGACAATAGAGAAAAAACATTCTAAAAGTCTTATCACAAGCCACCTTATCTTTTGAGGACTATAGTTAAAAGATATACAAGTAAATGAATAAATTGTCCAGTACACTGGTAGGGCTGCTTACAGAGAAAAAATCGGACTGGTGAGCGGCCCAAAAGAAAATTACAGTCATTACAGCTAGGTAAGTTCCAAGAACAATGCCAGTGGCAAAAATCTCCTTGAGCTTCCACGAGTCAGGGGTGGGAGAAGGCTTCACCCTGTCTTTGGAAATTGTCATGATGGTTCCATCATTGAGTATGGCAATGATCAGAACCATGAAAGGGGAGAAATTGAATTTCCAGATAAGTGCAATAAGCATGAAGCCGAGCACAATACGAATTGTTATGCTAACAGCATAGATGGTGTAGTTCTTCATTCTCTGGAAAATGGCTCTGCTTGTCAAGACAGCACTCACAATTACACTCAGTCCTGGTTCAGTCAGAACTATGTCAGATGCACTCCGGGCTGCATCAGTTGCATCAGCTACTGCAATACCAATGTCTGCCTTCTTTAGAGCTGGGGCATCATTCACACCATCCCCAGTCATTCCACAGATGTGCTTCCTTTCTTGCAGCCTCTTCACAATCTCATATTTGTGTTCTGCATGCCTCCCATTTTAGTGTTAAAACTGTCGCAACAAAAGTTTACAAATATTCCAAATAATTCCCAAATTATTGTAATACCAGCATgaaatagtatttatcttcattttttttttttaaatagcatGTATTTCGCTTTCCCCTGCTTATATTCACCATGGCTCCCTTTTGATGTTTTTTGATGGAAATAAAAGTGAAGGAAAATGAGTAGTTAGAAGTTTTTACATGCATTTTCTCACTTCCTCAAACAAATATTGAAACTGAAAGATTTATCCAAATATGATtcatgattaagaaaaataaaggtTGATGAGATATAAATGATTAGTGAAATATTGCTCTCCATTTGTTCACTACAAATTTTCTTGTAACCAAACAAGAGAAGTGCATTGCTTCAcctgttttttcctttttttatttttattattttaaaattttttttgttccCCTATGCTTTTTATGTTCCAAACAGCATCTAAATCTTCACAGATTTTCATGTATTTTGCCTAGTAATTTGCTAAATGTAATATTTTCTGCCAGACGTGCCTTAAACACTTATCTATTGGCAGGGCTAGCACTATCACCATGATACAAACACATTAAAACGGAAATGTGTTAAAGTTCGATTGAATTACCTGGAAAAACACCAGCAAAACCATCAGCCTTCTCAATCAGTTCATCAACAGGAACTGCAGCAATAGTCTCATCCTTGCTCTGGCCGAGGAGGGAGGAAGAAGGATACATGTTGGTTCCCATGCCAAGCCTGCGACCAGTCTCCTTGCCAATAGCCAGCTGGTCGCCTGTAATCATCTTGACATTGACACCAAGATCGAGTGCGCGACGAATTGTTTCTGCACTGTCATGTCTTGGAGGATCAAAGAGAGGCAAGAGACCTACAAATTGCCATGGCTCTCCCACACTTTCCTTGATCTTCTCCTGGACTGTCTGTCATATGGGAAAAGAAAAATACCAGATGAAGTTCAGTTCTAAGCTTCAAATAAACTTACAATGGAACAAGAACATAGGCTCACTTGTCGAGCAACAGCAAGAGAACGCAGACCACGGTCGGCAAACTTATCAATAATAGCATGAGCTTTCCTTTTCACATCTGCCCTAAGATTACAGAGCTCAATGATCTAATTGAGATTTTAGATGTTAGGCATATAgataataatattgaaatgaatgcaaataaaaaaaaattgagtagcTTTTGGCTGTATTGGTTACCTGCTCAGGTGCTCCTTTGCTAATTCGGTGCCAATTTCCATCAGAGTCGATGTATGTTATGGCTGTACGCTTCTCTACTGGGTTGAAGGGCAAGAAATGCACCTCATTGATCCCTGCTCTGGCCTGCAGAGCACAAGCAAGAAAAACTCTCCAAGTTAACAATCATTTATCCTAAATAAAAAGGTTATTCACTGGTCAAATATTTATTGTGGACTGAATGGCTAAAACAAAAATTACTCAGAATAAAGCTCTCAGGCCAGACACTGAAGTGCATGAGAAAGACTGGCCACCAATAGCAATAAGAATAGGAGCAGAGGTTTAGTTACACTTGGAAATTTAGAGCATACTTGAGTGTTTGGGTCACTTGTTCAAGGTGGGATTTACTACATTAAGGACAAGTGAAAAATTAACTTTCCATTTTGATTGATGGGCTAAATAGTGAAATGAAACTAATTTTTAACTAAATGACTGAATGCTGCAGAactttcttttcctctctctctctctctctctctctctctctctctctct
This window of the Malania oleifera isolate guangnan ecotype guangnan chromosome 6, ASM2987363v1, whole genome shotgun sequence genome carries:
- the LOC131158085 gene encoding ATPase 9, plasma membrane-type; translation: MSEHKGFSLEEIKNESVDLERIPIDEVFEQLKCTREGLSSEEGQQRLQIFGPNKLEEKTENKLLKFLGFMWNPLSWVMEIAAIMAIALANGGGRPPDWQDFVGIVVLLFINSTISFIEENNAGNAAAALMAGLAPKTKVLRDGRWTEQEAAILVPGDVVSIKLGDIIPADARLLEGDPLKIDQSALTGESLPVTKNPGDEIFSGSTCKQGEIEAVVIATGVHTFFGKAAHLVDSTNQVGHFQKVLTAIGNFCICSIALGMIVEIVVMYPIQHRRYRDGINNLLVLLIGGIPIAMPTVLSVTMAIGSHRLSEQGAITKRMTAIEEMAGMDVLCSDKTGTLTLNKLTVDRSMIEVFAKDVDKETVILLGARASRVENQDAIDACIVGMLADPKEARAGINEVHFLPFNPVEKRTAITYIDSDGNWHRISKGAPEQIIELCNLRADVKRKAHAIIDKFADRGLRSLAVARQTVQEKIKESVGEPWQFVGLLPLFDPPRHDSAETIRRALDLGVNVKMITGDQLAIGKETGRRLGMGTNMYPSSSLLGQSKDETIAAVPVDELIEKADGFAGVFPEHKYEIVKRLQERKHICGMTGDGVNDAPALKKADIGIAVADATDAARSASDIVLTEPGLSVIVSAVLTSRAIFQRMKNYTIYAVSITIRIVLGFMLIALIWKFNFSPFMVLIIAILNDGTIMTISKDRVKPSPTPDSWKLKEIFATGIVLGTYLAVMTVIFFWAAHQSDFFSERFGVRSIKNSPYELTAALYLQVSIVSQALIFVTRSRSWSFIERPGLLLVAAFAIAQLIATLIAVYANWNFASIHGIGWGWAGVIWLYSIVFYIPLDALKFIIRYALSGKAWDNLLQNKTAFTTKKDYGKGERQAQWAMAQRTLHGLQPPETSELFNDKNNFRELSEIAEQAKRRAEVARLRELHTLKGHIESVVKLKGLDIETIQQHYTV